The region CCCTGCATGGGCACTTTGGGCACAATGTATCTGGGCTTCGGCTTTATGTCTTACAGGGAAATATGGTGATTTGCTAGACTTTGTCATCATAATAGTTCTGATTTTCTACATTTTGACGATTTACGGAATTTTTATTTTACGCAAAAAAATGCCAGATGTTGAAAGACCTTATAAAGCTTTTGGCTATCCGTTTTTACCAATGCTTTATATTATTACGGCTTCAGCAATTTGTATTTCTTTATTAATCACAAAATTCTCAACCTGCGGATGGGGAGTTTTAATTATGCTGACAGGTATTCCGGTTTATTATGTAACGAAACCTAAAGAATAGTTTTTTGTTTCATGTTGAAGTCTAAGAACTTTATGAAATAAAAAAAGCGCCTTGATTATTTTTCAAGGCGCTTTTTTTGAAACAAATGTCTAACCAAAATTAATTATTATATCTCAGGGAAACTTAAGGAAATATTTTAAAAATAGCCCGCAGATTAAACTAATTAAAAAGGATTGTGCTGATTTTTTTAACTACGCGAATTAGTTAAATTGCCTAAATAATCCGTTAATCTTTGGGCTTATATAATATGTTTTTAATTTTTAACAGAATAAGGAAGTGAAAGATTGCCACTGGCAACGTTGTAAACCTTGTAAACCCCTAACATTGGTTTGGTACCTTCGCCATCATGTGAACCTCCTGTTCCTGTATTGACTTCCATATAACAGGTTACAGCATCAAATTTGAAATTGGTTTTGTTATTAATTCGGAAATTTGGAACAATAACTTTTATAGAGTTTCCTTTGGTAGCGATATTAAAACCCGGACTGTCCATATACATTGTCATTCCTGGATTTGTTGGAGGAAGCACAACATTTGGATCTTCTTTTGCAAATTCTTTAACCGATAGTCCGCCGCCAACACGTTTGTCTTCTACCAGTAGAACCCAGTGGGCATGCCAGACTAAACCATCATTAAGGTAATTTCCGTCCAGATTTTCATCCCACAATGGCGTGTCTTCAAAATCGGGATGTGAGGTTAATCCCAAAGCTACAATTCCTTCGACCTGCCCGAAACCAATATCAGACGATTTTAAAGTTGTGGGAAAAACATAAGCCAAAACGGGAGCTCCGTTTAGCTGTCCCACGGGTTTTGGTGTAGTATTTCCTGCCGTTCCTTCAACTTTTATATCCCAGACTGTAATTCCCAAATCGGCTTTGTGAGTTATAGAGGCAGATTTTATTTTAAAGTCACTGTTGTTATAAGTACCGCATTTATCACAGGCTTTTGAAATAGTGCAGTTAACAAAGATGATGCATAAAATGAATATTGATTTTTTCATAATTCGTATGGTTTAATGTTAATTGCCTTTAAGAAAACAATAGACATGCCACATACGAAAACAGCCCTAAAAACAAGGGTTTTAGAGCTTTTTTAAATTTAAACAAGATGTTATATATCGTAAATTGAATTTTATTTATTGAAATTTCGCTGATGTAATTAGTGTATCATAAGCTTAAATCATTATTAATTCTTTCTTCCGTTGGTCTTAAAAAAATAAGATAAATTATGATTAGAATTCCAAATAATACGAAGTCTGGTTTTACAAATAAAATTAAAAACGCGGCTCCTTCCAAAACGGCCCAGCGCATAATAGAAGCAGCCTGATAAACAGGCATTTTTTCTTCTAATTTTAATTTAGGGTCAATTTGTTTTAGCTGAGATTTAAATAAAAATGTACTCAGGATATAAGCTGATACAGGTATTAGTATATAAATAGCTGAAGATGAATCTATATTTGGGATGTCTAATGTTTTTATAGAAAATTCTACCAGAAAAAAATAAGCGGCCAGAGTTCCTGCGCAAATGGCAAGATGAATAATTTGTAAGGTCTTGATTTTTTCACTCATAATTTTATTGTTTTTTTTGATAATTAAGATCAAACTTATACAAATATAAAGGTTTACATTCGGGCAGCTGAGTTTTAAAACAAAAAAACACTGCGGTTAGGCAGTGTTAGAATGTTAAAATCGATGAGACTGTAATTTATACAATAGCAGGCTCAAGAGATGATTCTATAGTTGAATTAATAATTGATATGGTAAGTGGATCTGATTCTCCAGAGAAAAAAGCTTCCAAAACTTCCAGAAATATTGGATTTGCATTTTCTACTAAAGAAAACAAAGTCATACAGGAACGTAATTTTCGGGCATCTAAGTCGCCAAAAATTCCGTCAGCCGATTTCATTTTAAAGGTTAATAACAATTCTGAAATTTCAATTAAATGTTTTCCTAAAATTGGATGTTCTAAATAATCTGAAGCTTCTTTTAAATCGTTAATGGCATAAAGATTTGCTGTATCGCTTTTTCCTAAACCTTTAATTTGAGGAAAAATAAACCACATCCAATGCGTCTCTTTTTTGCCTTTTCCGATTTCAGAAAGGGCAGTAAGATAAAGTTTGTTTTGGGCATCTAAGAAGCGTGCTAAATCGTTGTTTGAATAAGCCATTATGGTATTATATTTTTTTAAAAGTTTGCAAAAATAGTAAAAAAGGAGGGTTCAGCCTAATAAAACGTTCATACAATCAGTAATTTAACTTTTTTCGACAGAATTTTCCTCGTCGGGATTGAGCTAATAAATCAGCTAGTTTTTAGTTCCTAATGACTTACGCATTACGTTGCGTTTGTCTAAAAGTTAAATTTATTCTGGGCAAAACTTTGCGAGCGGTTTTGGGAACATGATGTTGCCAAAAACTATTTGTAGTTCCCGCCATTAGTAAGAAAGAGCCGTGATGAAGAGGTATTTCGACCAACGGAATATCTTTTCTAAACTTATGACGAAGTTTAAACATTCTGGTTTCTCCGAAAGTCACTGAAGCGATAATTGGATCTTTCCCAGACTTGTCTTCCCGGTCGCTGTGCCAGCCTACACCATCTTTGCCGTTTCGGTATAAATTTAACAGAAGGCTGTTAAAATCAAGCTGGGTTTCTTTCTCCACACGACTTCTGATTTTTAATAATTCATACGTCCAGTCTGGACCTTTTGGATCTGCTCCTTCATTGTCTTTATCTTCATACCAGGCAATCATTCGGGGAACGGTATAAGTTTTATCGTAAACCTCCATTTCATATTCTCTCCATTTGGTTTTGCGAAGGATTCTTTCATAGAAAGTATCAGATTCTTCTTTACTAAAGAAATTTTCGATTAAAATCAATTCGCAGTCTGGCAGGTCAAATATTTTTTTGCCAGCTTGTCCGGTAGTAAATAATTCGGTGTCGCTAAATAGTGTCATAATTTTAATTTTTACAGCTCTATTTTTCTCAAATTTAATTTTAGTCTAAAAACTGCTTTTTAAAGAATACTTTTCGAGGATGTTTTTCTGCATAAGAAAAAATCAGCTGCTCGATGTATTGATTGCTTTTATAAGGCGTCACATAATTTTTTA is a window of Flavobacterium crocinum DNA encoding:
- a CDS encoding MFS transporter, with the translated sequence MSEKIKTLQIIHLAICAGTLAAYFFLVEFSIKTLDIPNIDSSSAIYILIPVSAYILSTFLFKSQLKQIDPKLKLEEKMPVYQAASIMRWAVLEGAAFLILFVKPDFVLFGILIIIYLIFLRPTEERINNDLSL
- a CDS encoding DUF1810 domain-containing protein, coding for MAYSNNDLARFLDAQNKLYLTALSEIGKGKKETHWMWFIFPQIKGLGKSDTANLYAINDLKEASDYLEHPILGKHLIEISELLLTFKMKSADGIFGDLDARKLRSCMTLFSLVENANPIFLEVLEAFFSGESDPLTISIINSTIESSLEPAIV
- a CDS encoding alpha-ketoglutarate-dependent dioxygenase AlkB family protein encodes the protein MTLFSDTELFTTGQAGKKIFDLPDCELILIENFFSKEESDTFYERILRKTKWREYEMEVYDKTYTVPRMIAWYEDKDNEGADPKGPDWTYELLKIRSRVEKETQLDFNSLLLNLYRNGKDGVGWHSDREDKSGKDPIIASVTFGETRMFKLRHKFRKDIPLVEIPLHHGSFLLMAGTTNSFWQHHVPKTARKVLPRINLTFRQTQRNA